The Branchiostoma floridae strain S238N-H82 chromosome 1, Bfl_VNyyK, whole genome shotgun sequence sequence TTAAAGTGGATAATAGAATTAGTCCAGGACAATTTTCAGGGCTCTGGGCTGGCTCTGCAGACGTTCCTTGTCCTCTGCGCAACTTTTCTTCTGGTATGCGTCGTCTTCTTCAAGCGTTCCAGAAACCTTCCACCTTACCCGGCAGGACGTGTGCCTGTTCTCGGGCACCTCCTCGCCTTGGGCCGAGCACCTCACCTCGAGCTGACGGCGTGGAGGCGGCAGTACGGGGACGTCTTCACTATCAGGCTGGGGATGGAAGATGTGGTGGTTCTGAACGGCTATACTGCCGTCAAGGATGCGCTCGTGGACAGGTCCGAGCTGTTCGCGTCCAGGCCGCAAAGCTACCTACTTGATTCGACGGTTGGTTTCGGAAAAggtaaaacatttcatttcaattccTTTCACCTTTTTTATATTGAAAACTTGCATTAGATTTTCGGAGTCAGTTTATCTGTACAAtttctacatatatatatatatatatatatattatgaaaAGATAAAGGGAAACATGTCATATCTTTCTATACCCCAAGGGCAAAAGCTTTGTCTCTCTCccaccacacacaaacaaatacagacacacacacagacacatgtatgtaacataaATTGCGAATTTGTTCCTGTAGACATTGTTTTTGGGCGTTGGGGGTCTGAGTTCAAACAGAGGAAGAGATTTGCCACCAGCACCCTAAAAACCTTGGGCATGAAGGTCGGAACTGGCAGCATCGAAGAGCATATCCGAAAGGAGACGAGCTTTCTACGAAATAGGGTGAGTTGAAATATTAACGAAAATAATTATGGAAATACTACATTTTAACACGATATCTGCTAGACAAACTTGTCATTTTACTTAAGAATCTATTCTGTTTAGATTGCAGAATACAGGGGAAAGCCTGTTGACATCTCCCATGACGTCACCGTGGCGGTTGCGAACGTCATCTGCTCTATGGTGTTCGGGAAGCGCTACGACTACGAGGATGAAACGTTCCGGGAGCTCTCTGAAGCGGTTGTTGCAGTGATGGTTGAACTTAGAACTGGACAGATCATCAGTGTCTTCCCTCTGCTAAGGTTTGTTCCTGGAGGTCAGTATAAGTTTCTGGCTATTTCTACCGCTACGTCATCGATCAGAAGTGCCCGAAAGTttatagccccccccccccccccccgggtcTGTGAGTAATTGACGGTATGCccggatgtacatgtagattaccTATATGGGTTTCCATTTCGCCCAAAATACGTAGATTACGACAACGTACTTACTAAAATACGGCATAGGTGACCCTACTAAGACATGTATTGTCAGTTGTAATTCTAATACAAACTGTAGAGCTTTGGTGAGGTTTTCTTGCTGTTCAAATTGGTTTTCCACATTGTCAGCAAACAGTGCTCTACCAACAACCTACAATCACTACCGTGCACAGTGAACCGAGCCAGCTGCATGGTATCTCGACAACTCGCCAAGATCCAAAAGGTGTTGAGGGAAGAAATGGCTCGCCATGGAGAACACCTGGATCGCGAGAACCCGCGAGACTTCATCGACTTCTGCCTGCTGGAGCTTGCACAGCAGGAAAAGGTGGCTGGTCTGACGGAAGAAAACATGCTGTACATGACCCAAGATCTATTCTTTGCGGGAATAGACACAACCACTAACACTTTACTGTGGTGTCTACAGTACATGATTTTGAACCCGGACATCCAAAAAAAGGTACATGTCAGAATCTAAACGTTACCCAGGTGATTTAGGCCAGACTCCGTAGGGCCTAGCAGAGATTATTAGGAATTTAGCATTCATTCGATTGTACTGGCTAACAAACATTAATCTGCGCATTTCTTCTAGATTTAGAAAGCCTTGTCGTGTTGCTAATGATTACTTCATTAGTAGTAGATTGGTTTTTATTCAgtcacaaaatatacatacaatatacaaGGCCTCGCAGTCAAACCATCAAGGTTGACTGAATTGTGCCTGTACTTATTACAATTGCTCTTCAACAGGCACAAGAGGAGCTTGATGCCGTTGTTGGTGAGAGTCTGCCCACCCTGCCCCACCGCTCCCAGCTGCACTACGTGAACGCCTGCCTGCTGGAGGTCATGAGGATCCGCACTCTTATTCCTGTCACAATTCACGCCACCACACAGGACGTCATAGTGCAGGGATATGACATTCCCAAGGGAAGTCGGGTATGATGAGTTTTATAATATTCAACCAGATTTCTGCAGAAATTATTCCTTTGTCCAGATGTAGCCACGTTATTGGATATTAATTAAGGGATCTATTTTCAACATAAAATGGACATCTGCTTGAGGTTTACCCATACCAGGAAGAAATTGTGTTTGTAGCCTTGTTTCTATTTGATTGATCCAGGTACTTCCGAACCTACCCTCCCTCCACATGGACCCCGCCTACTGGTCGGACCCGAAAGATTTCTGGACGTGGAAGGGAACGTTATCAACAAGCCTGAGTCCTTCGTGCCATTTTCTGGAGGTAATTAATAGGGTTAGAGATGTTATTGTTTGTCGGATGTGACCACAGTAATGACCACTCTCTATTTTATTGTATATAAGCCTGATCTTACAGGTCAATCTTTATTTCCAGGGCGTCGTGTGTGTCTTGGTGAGCAGCTGGCCAGGATGGAacttttcctgttcttctcGACTCTGCTGCAGTCCTTCAAGACGCCAGAGGGCGCTCCTCCTCCAAGCACTGACGGTGTCTGCGGTCTGACGTTGTCCCCGCATCCATTCCAGCTCTGCGCGATACCGCGTAAGTTCATGCTGAATTCATCAAATAATCAGTATCACATGACATTTGTCCTATGCACTTTGAatgaatgtgaataaaatagaaaataaaacaatccaACTCGGGATATGTTTTCAGATGTTATGTGCGTCAAAACATGTCGAGAAAGTTTGTAAACAAAAGGCAAATTGTATCGCCTCAAAATTCTTCAGGCGATTGACCCCCTTTGCCGAGTAATTACTCAAGAAAGCACTTGTTTCATTCTCGTCCTCAGGCGCCATCCCACTTCACCACCGATTCTGACCACGCCCCCTCGGTGTCACTCATCATTAGCAAGGGAACCAATCATTTTAGTGTTAGCCAGGGAACCAATCATTTTAGTGTGAGGCCACAAACCACAGATAAGTGTTCGGGAGGACACACGAAGCTTGCTGACCTGATTCCCCGCTTATGCTACATGCGTCCTATGGGCCTATCGCCTATGGGAGTCCTCTGAGACCAGCTGCTGTGACGTTGACGAAAAGTCCAGCCGCTCTCCTTTTGGTGTGCTGTCCCTGGTAAGttagattttgttgttgttgctctaTATCTTTAAGAAACTAACCTCAGAAATATTACTCTCGACATATCTCACAAAGCTTAAGATATGGCCATATCATGGCTCAGACAAAGCGTAGGACTAGATAGGTAGTGCCATGTGCTGGAGGGTTGTCTTGTAATCATGCTAGAAACAGCACAGAAAAGTATTGGCAGGGATGGTACTCATGACATTTGTTGAATACGATGAATCATGTCATGAAATAGACGCAGTGCAGAAATATGACAGAACTGGTAAGCAGACGACAAAGAAATATGTTGGTTACTATAGCTACACCTCAGTTGGAAATGCCCAAGGAAACAAAACCGGTTCCTATCTAATGATGCCTTAAAAATACCCCATACAATTTACATGCCATGTGCCTCAGATTTCGAGTTCATTTGGCAATAATACCGGGGATGCTACCGTTCTTTTAGGACTTTCGTAGAACTGTTCCTCGCCTGCAATACAATATAGACGTAGTTACAAAATTTTCTTGGCAAATGCCTATTTAGAAAATCCTGTAGTAAAGCCCATATTCAAGTTACCAAAGATAGCAGCGTCTTGTATTGTCTCTACGGTAAAGCCGACAAAACGTTTTATTTTTCCACAGTTGCAACATGAATATCGTATACCTGATAGTAGTGCTGCTGCCTGCACTTGTTGTCGGAGGTAATGTATACTTCTAATTATGATTTGCCTTGGTTTAAGCAATAGATTAAGGGGGCCATATGATTTAGGAACACTTGAAATTGCCAGGTGTCTCGTCATTTTGTGCAAGATTTTGAGAAAAGATAGATTTTGTATAAAGACAATAGATGGAATGTCAAGTAAAGCATTACTTATCATTCCATCTGTTGTCTTCGGGAATGCAAGGTTGTGACAAAACAATGGGGAACGTCAAAATATAAACCGCATGATGGACATACTCTGTACCATACATAATACTCAGTTGGTTTGTCAGTAGGGTCTGGGTAAGGTTTGTGGTTTAGAGAACGGGTTAGGTTAAAGCTTAGGGTAGGGGTAGGTGAAGGGTTAGGTGTTTATTGTAAATTGGTAAGGCGTTACGGGTTAGGTTAGAGGCTGTGTACAATGACCGAGATCTGTGTGTCCACATGTACACCCTCCCAGACAACCCATGCTGCTCGTTCCCATGTCAGAACATGGGCGTGTgtatgagggaggggggcgggtaCACGTGTGACTGCACCCGGACCGGCTACTACGGACAGAACTGCGAAACACGTGAGTACACTTACACTTCATCCTCAATCAAGGCCATCTACATCCTCAATCTTAACTATACAGAGGCGGTGGGTGGTAGAAACCTGCTGGTACGTAAAAGGCCACACCCATTTAATTTTagaaagaagaactttattgcacgacaattgtacatgatacaatgtatggcaacaactattacacaaagtacaaaatagaggtatagggtaaagcttaacaacctagttaacataacaataagggctaacataattctttggtaTAGTATTATgtacaatggagtaggctaatcattagttttggtattctttctaatagcagagcagtccttgatatatttgcctatttttgcattatgggagttctgacaagATATAtagaaatctgtttgtagcatcgagtTTCTTGatatctgttgtacttgattcgagaaatatgaataattcattacgtaaactagcgtatctagaacattccattataaagtgaaattcaccttcaatatgctttgggcagaatggacagaacctttggtcaagggctatattgtagtatctgcctgtttcaatattcaatgtatggctactgattctaaactgagttattgctttgcacatttcaaagttatttatatcataaagatatttttCTCGTTAATAAGATTTTAGAAATAACATCATCTGGCCATGGATACATCAAAGCTAATGCGCGCGGGcgcaaaaaggaaagaaaaatccagcccaaataaaaaaaattgctgctAAACTACAGGACTAAACATTCAGACCATTGTTTTCCAGACTTGGTTTGTTCTAAGTTCACCTCCAATAAGACTGTAACAGACAATCCTCGCCATTGCAATCATGTTTGTATttccattcttgtttaaagatgGAACAAGCTAGCCTCCGTCCAGACTGTTCTTTCGCCGATTTGCAATTTGCAATTTtcctaggttctcttatgctgGGATAGGGAGTTTGCCAATGAAGAAAGTTTGCGTGGAAAAGAGTTTGCCCCGTCTCAAAGCCCGcgaattattttcttttcttttagttttttttttacaaatttattCTTTTAGCTTGCACTGCTCACTTTGAAATACGCCAATTAAAACCAAGTTAGCGGGTTAACATATTGAAGTCACGTATCTCGTCCTCAGTGCAACAGTCAccatatctatatatctagCGTTAAAAGTTATGAAATGCACCAAGCTGACCGGTGTATGTCTCTCTCCTGTACAGCGGAGTTACTGACAGCGTTGGGAGCCGCATTGAAGCCCAGCGATGAGATGATTGACCACCTGTTATTCAACTACAAGTGGCTCTGgcacatcatcaacaacacACAAAGCCTGCGAAACTTCCTTATGAGGTTGCTATCCAAACGTAAGAGGACCTCTAGCGACTATCTTATGAACTATAGCTCAGATGTTTCCTTTCAATCAAATTCTGATTTCCAAAGAGTTTAAGCAATCAGAAACACAAAAGAGAACAGACATGTTGTCACTCAAGTGCCTCTGTAAGTTCGTACGCAGACTCTTTTTTCCTGTTTTTACTTATCTGTACCAAAAGATATGTTTGGTTTATGTtgtttgaatgaatgattttatttgtaaaacattgcagcttggtagctgaattgcgagttacattacaataattgtgggttatctccacatacataaattaGAACAAACATCGTGAATAAAACTAGGCTATTGAATCTCTGCATAAATCTGCATACATGGTATTCCGACAGTTTAGTACACAAAgatattgtttgaaaagaagCTAGGCTAATACAGATGTACTAATAGTCTCTAACATTGTACTAGTAGTCTCTAGGATACACTTTCGGACACTAGTGGCCACTTGCATACAACAAATCTAATGCGCGTGGAATGAAGGATAACGCATGTCTTTTAGTCTTGCTTATCATTTTTGCACAATATGGTCTTCTGCTACGAAGACCGTAGTGAGTGTCCGCGGACCTGGTTAAGAATGCCCAGAGAGGAGAAGACTCATCCTGAAGGATATGTTCTAGAGTTCTCAGTGTAGCTCTCTCACGTCTACTAGCTAGTGTTGGGATAGAGTCAACAGGAAGTCCAATGATTCTCATACACCGCTTTTGAACAGATTCAAGAGAGTCCGAAAGATGATTTGGCAATCCTCCCCACACAGGGCTCGCGTACTCGAGGATAGGTCTAATAAACGTCAGGTAAATCTGGGTTAGGACGTCTACAGAGAGACCCGCTTTCTTAGCGATGCAAAGGTAGTAAATCCTCGGTCGGACTCTGCTCAgcatgtattgtatgtgagCATCCCAGGTGAGGTCATAAGAAATGTGAACACCAAGTAGCTTGAAAGTGGTGACCCTTTGAATCTCATTACCAGCTATTGTAGGATGGGGAGGAAAGGGTATATTGGCCTCTTTCCTGGTACTGATTACCATGTCCTTGGTTTTTTGCCATTTGCTGCAAGGGAGAAAGACTTGCCCCATTCATCAATACAGTCCAGCGCAAGTTGGGTCTGTCCAGGTAATGACCCCATGAGGAACTCTGAAGTTGTCAAGTCGTCAGCATATTTAACCGGAGAGACAGACATTGGCAGCTTAGCGTCCAGAGTGTTGATACAGATCACAAACAGGAGCGGCGATTGTCTATTTACCTTCGCAGTCTCTGTGGGACAAGTAGATAGCCCCCCTCTGTACCACACCGGCCATGACTACACGAGCTGGGACACGTACTCGGCCCGGTCCTACTACACCCGCGCGCTGCCTCCCGTCCCCGCCGACTGCCCCACCCCCATGGGCACCAAGGGCCCCAAGGAGCTCCCCTCCCCCGAGTATCTCGCCGAGACGTTCTTGGCGCGCAGAACGTTCCTCCCCGACACGAGACGACGCACCAACGTGCTCTTCGGCTTCATGGCGCAGCACTTCACTCATCAGTTCTTCAAAACGGACTTCAAGAAAGGACCGGGTCACACCTGGAGCGACCATGCGGTAGATTTACGGGCATCTACGTTTACAAAATAGTGActagcaaaaacaacaaaaaaacatcccCATGTTCCGTCACGTCTACACTTAATCTTTGCTAACGTTTGACACCATATTTGACAAGAAGTAGCTATGTAGAAGATGGCGAGGTTGAACACTGGCAGGTCACTACTCCTATTTCTCTTCCCCAGGTCGACATGAGCCATGTTTACGGGGAGACCACCGAGCGGCAGCACCAACTCCGCAGCTTTCAGGACGGGAAACTGAAGTACCAGCTGGTGGACGGGAAGTGTTCCCGCTCAGCCTGCAGACGCCCCCTGTACACATGATTTACTCCCAATGTCCCCGAGGACAAGCGATTCGCCCTCGGGCACGAGTTCTTCGGCCATCTGCCGGGACTGTTTGTGTGGGCCACGGTCTGGCTGAGGGAGCACAACCGGGTCTGTGACGTCATGAAGAAGGTCCACCCAGACTGGGACGACGAACGACTCTTCCAGACCGCTAGACTCATTCTTATCGGTAAGACAAAAAGTGTCACCAATAGCTGTAATGAATAAATGTAAAATCGGCATTTTCATAAATTACTGGCAACTCAGAAATGTTAGAACTAAAAACTGTAGCTACAGGGCTTCAAATACGTAAAGGTACCTTCAAAAATCGACCTTGTTTTAAAAATATAAGTTGATAATGATAAGTAAAGAAATTAGTACATAAACTAAAACAGCAGTGTATCTGTTCTAATCTAGTGTTTTGATTTGGACGGATTCCTTTTGATTGTATCTGATATTAGAAGAACACTGACCTTAAATTTAACCTTTTACCCCTTACCTCACAAGGTGAGACTATCAAAATCGTCATTGAAGAGTACGTACAACACCTGGCTGGAAACAACTTCCAGCTGGTCTGGGACCCGGAGCTGCTGTTTGAGGAGAGGTTGCAGTACCAGAACCGCATATCTGTAGAGTTTAACCACCTGTACCACTGGCACGTGCTGATGCCGGACCATTTCGACATCAATGGCACCATGTACACCATGGAGGACTACCTGTTCAACAACGACATAGTCCTCAAACACGGGCTCAACGCCACGGTGGACGCTATGTCCAGGCAGATAGCGGGGCGGGTGAGTGCAACATATCTAGGTCATTGTATATACAACATCATCAGAGCACCAGGTACCAAGATTTCTGCAGACAATACCTCGTAATATTACAATGTTGACATGTCAAATCTCTTTCAAATCTTCTCTCCTCCACCTATTCTTCTCTGTTGaggtatctacatgtatctacatgtatctctgcTGATCACGGTCATTCGACATCTCATGCATTCTGATTGCTCGATGTAATTCGACacctcattctgattggccaatgTGACTCAacatctcattctgattggtcaatgtcatTTAACACCTCATTCTGATTGCTCATTGTCACCCATTTGAGATTCTTTGTCCATCCCTTGTGTCATTTCTGTgatgttacggcgtcataaccaatatGAAATGGAGCTCAATGTTGTCTGCATATATGGTaattatattgcaatatttccaAACACAAAGGACGTATTGTCGCAGGAGAGAAGGTGTTACAGACATTCGAACCCGTACATCTTTGGGTAGCTATCTCCAATTCTACTACTATTAAGCTGCACAGGCCACTACGTGTATAGTATAGATGGCTGGTCCACTGATAGCGACGTAGTTGGGCCTGAAAATCAAACTCCCAAATGCAAGCGGAACACGTTACCCATACGTCACTGCACGGTATAACAGGACTGGTGAATGTAGTCTAAAATGTGTTGCATTGCTTGCGATGGATCTCTTGGAgtcattccagatatttgtctCCCCAGTTTGGACCAAGGAACATcggagctgtcaatcatcagGTTGCCGTGGAAACCATCAAGCATGAGCGGAAACTGAGGATGCAGCCGCTGAACGAGTACCGGAAACGGTTCGGCATGGCTCCATACAGGACCTTCCTGGAACTTACTGCAGGTCAGTTTGTACgactgaataaaacaaaacattgaccACCCACTTTGAGTGATAAAACCAGTTAAGTTCCCagaagagctaatcttccactggcCATGACAAACAAGCCAAACATTCAGCAGTATATTGTATTGGGGAAATTCCACTGACTCTTTTCAATGACTCTTTTCAATGACTCTGACACAATGAAGTGTCCTAAATattgcaaccctttccagtagcgtgcatgtcgtaTGAGCGACATCAGCCAGAACACATCTATGTATACACCACTAAAAATGCTGTCTGGTATATTGCACTTGCTATCTGGTAAGGGCTTCAGTCTGTAGCAAATATCGTCCTTAATTCCGGATTAAAAAGTCTCATGTTAGTCTTTTCATATAAGATATATATTCTACTCGCCAGCTTAAAAGACCATCTTTCGGTCTATGCTTAAAGAAAATTACTCTGGCGTAGTTGGTAGAGTGTAGTTGGTAGAGTGTTCGGCTCAGAATCtaaaggtcccgagttcgatacccaccatgccccgaccttgtgcccttgggataggcacttaacacgacttttctTTTCGGTGGATTGCGGAGTGGCGCCGACGTCTAAATGTGTGCCAAAAAACACACCACGGATTTGGTGCACctatgtgccaacatctgcacacttagTAACTTCCACCAAGAACCGTTATCATATGACGTCGACAGCACAAGTTGTTATCTGTACTCCTTTCTCCAGGTGACGCAGAGATGGCGGCGCAGCTGGAGGAGGCGTACGGAGACATCGACGCTGTGGAGCTATACGTCGGCTGGGCGATGGAGAATCCGATGCCGGCGGGCAACGTCCTCAGTGAAATGTTCGTCCGCATGGGCAGCACGTTTTCCTTCACGGGCATGCTGTCCAACCCCATCTGCTCCCCGGGGTGGTGGAAACCCAGCACGTTTGGAGGGGAGGTGGGCTTCAACTTGCTCAAGACGACCACTCTGAAGGACCTGTTCTGTAGGAACATGAACGGGCCCTGCGGGCTCGTCTCCTTCTCCGTGCCAGAAGACGTAGAGCCGACCGGGATGCCTGAAGCTGTGGAGCCGGCCGGACTACCCGAAGCCGAGGAGCCGACCGGGCTTCCGACGGATGAAGGTGCCTCTCAAGACAAACACACGTCTCAGAACCAAGAACTGTGAAGGGATACATGTGTTTGGCCTAGATATCATACTCTGGCTAGATATCATATTCTTGTACTTTTAAAAGCCGCTTGCTTTTAAAATGGAGATAACTCGTAATTTCAATAGTCAACTGACAATGATTTTAGTTTACATTTTCTATGATTTTCATCTTATATATGAATATTCGATACCTTTCACTAAACACATTGGTATGAGAGGAGGAACGACTTCGAGAACCAATAGAAGCGAAGTTTGTCAGAAGTATGAATACACATAGTACAGGTTACCAAtaagatatgttatatttcacacacatgcatgtgttTCATTTCACTACACTAGTACTTACTCTCTTCCTTCTACATAATAGAGCTGTTACAATTTCCTTTGTCTAAACAAATAAAGTCTCTTTAAAAAGCATGGACGCACTTCCACCCATGAACACATTCAGACCATTGTGAAAAGTACTACGTTTGATTATGAGGAGCAATTCGTATGCTCTGAGCAATAGACAAGTCTTTACTTTTATTCGCATTTTTTGAATGCTACGATATCTTCGCTCTCGACTTTGTAAAGACGTTTACCATTAACCATAGACGAATTACACTGCATATGCTCTAAGGTCATTGCTCTTATTTCTGGCATGTTGGACACGTGAGGTGTTTGTGTCAAGAAATCGAGAATCTTCATCCCCGCTTCCGATTTTTCATTGAAACACTCTGAGATGTCGATATTTAATGCAGCTACGTCCTCCGAGGTCACGTCATAACTGATGCCCCTTGCGTCCAGCCACTGTTCCACGTCAACGGACGTGCGAAGCGACGTCTTCAAACGGTCACCTTTGCCAAACTTCTCCCAC is a genomic window containing:
- the LOC118413436 gene encoding vitamin D(3) 25-hydroxylase-like, whose protein sequence is MAAAVLKWIIELVQDNFQGSGLALQTFLVLCATFLLVCVVFFKRSRNLPPYPAGRVPVLGHLLALGRAPHLELTAWRRQYGDVFTIRLGMEDVVVLNGYTAVKDALVDRSELFASRPQSYLLDSTVGFGKDIVFGRWGSEFKQRKRFATSTLKTLGMKVGTGSIEEHIRKETSFLRNRIAEYRGKPVDISHDVTVAVANVICSMVFGKRYDYEDETFRELSEAVVAVMVELRTGQIISVFPLLRFVPGVNRASCMVSRQLAKIQKVLREEMARHGEHLDRENPRDFIDFCLLELAQQEKVAGLTEENMLYMTQDLFFAGIDTTTNTLLWCLQYMILNPDIQKKAQEELDAVVGESLPTLPHRSQLHYVNACLLEVMRIRTLIPVTIHATTQDVIVQGYDIPKGSTSEPTLPPHGPRLLVGPERFLDVEGNVINKPESFVPFSGGRRVCLGEQLARMELFLFFSTLLQSFKTPEGAPPPSTDGVCGLTLSPHPFQLCAIPRKFMLNSSNNQYHMTFVLCTLNECE
- the LOC118427666 gene encoding LOW QUALITY PROTEIN: prostaglandin G/H synthase 2-like (The sequence of the model RefSeq protein was modified relative to this genomic sequence to represent the inferred CDS: inserted 3 bases in 2 codons); the protein is MLHASYGPIAYGSPLRPAAVTLTKSPAALLLVCCPCCNMNIVYLIVVLLPALVVGDNPCCSFPCQNMGVCMREGGGYTCDCTRTGYYGQNCETPELLTALGAALKPSDEMIDHLLFNYKWLWHIINNTQSLRNFLMRLLSKLSVGQVDSPPLYHTGHDYTSWDTYSARSYYTRALPPVPADCPTPMGTKGPKELPSPEYLAETFLARRTFLPDTRRRTNVLFGFMAQHFTHQFFKTDFKKGPGHTWSDHAVDMSHVYGETTERQHQLRSFQDGKLKYQLVDGKXFPLSLQTPPVHMIYXPNVPEDKRFALGHEFFGHLPGLFVWATVWLREHNRVCDVMKKVHPDWDDERLFQTARLILIGETIKIVIEEYVQHLAGNNFQLVWDPELLFEERLQYQNRISVEFNHLYHWHVLMPDHFDINGTMYTMEDYLFNNDIVLKHGLNATVDAMSRQIAGRFGPRNIGAVNHQVAVETIKHERKLRMQPLNEYRKRFGMAPYRTFLELTAGDAEMAAQLEEAYGDIDAVELYVGWAMENPMPAGNVLSEMFVRMGSTFSFTGMLSNPICSPGWWKPSTFGGEVGFNLLKTTTLKDLFCRNMNGPCGLVSFSVPEDVEPTGMPEAVEPAGLPEAEEPTGLPTDEGASQDKHTSQNQEL